From a single Candidatus Dadabacteria bacterium genomic region:
- a CDS encoding acyl-CoA dehydrogenase family protein, giving the protein MLASALTQEQRLIKNLVSEFAEKEIKPAASEIDKTSTFPSEIVEKLFDLGFMGHFIEECYGGSGLDCLSYVIAIEEISRACASTGTIVMAHNSLACAPIIDFGTEEQKEEYLPRMCRGAVGCFALSEPESGSDAAGIKTGAAKKGGIYILNGTKSWVTNGCEAEVAVVFAKTDKTKRSGGITAFIIDLDAPGISLGKSESKLGIKGTSTSQIVFENCEVSASRVLGKEGGGFKVAMKTLDAGRIGVAAQAVGIAQAVLDSSTRYSLEREAFGKRISDFQGIQFILADMATRVEASRLLTCKAALMKDRGEKYAKHSSMAKLCASETAMWVATKGIQVHGGNGYTTDYPVERHFRDAKITEIYEGTSEIQRIIIARQILSESL; this is encoded by the coding sequence ATGCTCGCTTCGGCTCTTACGCAAGAGCAGCGTTTAATTAAAAACCTCGTCTCGGAGTTTGCCGAAAAAGAAATCAAGCCGGCTGCCTCCGAAATTGACAAAACCAGCACCTTCCCTTCGGAGATCGTGGAAAAACTGTTCGATCTTGGTTTTATGGGTCATTTCATTGAAGAGTGCTACGGAGGAAGCGGTCTTGATTGCCTCTCATACGTAATCGCCATTGAGGAGATATCACGGGCGTGTGCTTCAACCGGGACAATAGTTATGGCTCATAATTCCCTTGCGTGCGCTCCGATTATTGATTTTGGCACCGAGGAGCAAAAGGAAGAATATCTACCGCGGATGTGCCGGGGCGCCGTAGGGTGCTTTGCTCTTAGCGAACCCGAATCGGGTTCGGATGCGGCAGGAATAAAGACAGGCGCCGCAAAAAAAGGCGGGATCTACATCCTTAACGGAACGAAAAGCTGGGTTACGAACGGTTGCGAGGCGGAAGTCGCTGTGGTTTTCGCAAAGACCGACAAGACGAAACGAAGCGGTGGAATCACGGCGTTTATCATTGATCTTGACGCTCCCGGAATCTCTCTTGGAAAATCGGAAAGCAAGCTCGGAATAAAGGGGACGAGCACTTCGCAGATTGTCTTTGAGAACTGCGAGGTGTCGGCGAGCCGGGTTCTTGGCAAAGAGGGGGGAGGCTTTAAGGTCGCCATGAAAACGCTTGATGCGGGAAGAATAGGGGTTGCGGCCCAGGCCGTAGGGATAGCTCAAGCGGTCCTTGACTCCTCAACGCGGTATTCCCTGGAAAGGGAGGCTTTCGGCAAGAGGATATCAGATTTTCAAGGGATACAGTTTATCCTTGCCGACATGGCGACTAGGGTCGAGGCCTCGAGGCTGCTTACCTGCAAGGCGGCCTTGATGAAAGATCGCGGAGAAAAATACGCCAAGCACTCATCCATGGCCAAGCTCTGCGCTTCGGAGACAGCGATGTGGGTGGCGACCAAGGGCATTCAGGTACACGGAGGAAACGGATATACGACCGATTATCCGGTGGAACGGCATTTCCGCGACGCCAAGATAACGGAGATATATGAAGGAACCTCTGAGATACAGAGGATCATTATCGCCAGGCAGATTCTTTCCGAGTCGCTCTAA
- a CDS encoding 3-hydroxyacyl-CoA dehydrogenase NAD-binding domain-containing protein yields the protein MNTVGIVGAGTMGSGIAELVASAGKNVVLLDIEKDIAEDAVAKIEKSLGRLARRGKIDKEQVTLIVSRIHSTEDYSDFNGADIVIEAASEDMDLKKAVFAKIEENAGEDTIIATNTSTLSVTELAMNTSRPEKVVGMHFFNPAPIMKLVEVINTAKTSPDILEETMEFARSLDKYPIMAKDRAGFVVNRILLPMINEAIFTLDEGIAAAAEIDNAMKLGANHPIGPLALADLIGLDVTLSVLDVLYTEYGDQKFRPAPLLKEMVRAGNLGRKTGKGFFEYGRK from the coding sequence ATAAACACTGTAGGTATCGTGGGGGCTGGCACTATGGGTTCAGGCATAGCGGAGCTTGTCGCCTCAGCGGGGAAAAACGTCGTTCTTTTGGATATTGAAAAGGATATTGCGGAGGATGCGGTCGCAAAAATAGAAAAAAGTCTTGGCAGACTGGCCCGAAGAGGCAAAATCGACAAAGAGCAGGTCACCTTGATTGTTTCAAGGATTCACTCGACCGAAGACTACAGTGATTTCAACGGTGCGGATATCGTGATTGAGGCCGCAAGTGAGGATATGGATCTTAAAAAGGCGGTTTTTGCCAAGATCGAGGAGAACGCCGGAGAAGACACCATTATTGCCACCAACACGTCGACCCTGTCGGTTACGGAGCTTGCCATGAACACCTCTAGGCCCGAAAAAGTTGTTGGAATGCACTTTTTTAATCCCGCACCGATAATGAAACTGGTTGAAGTGATCAATACTGCCAAAACATCGCCTGATATCCTTGAGGAGACGATGGAATTTGCGCGGAGTCTTGATAAATATCCGATTATGGCAAAAGACAGAGCTGGATTCGTTGTAAACAGGATTCTGCTGCCGATGATAAACGAAGCGATTTTCACCCTTGATGAGGGCATTGCCGCGGCGGCAGAGATTGATAACGCCATGAAACTCGGAGCGAATCATCCCATAGGGCCGCTTGCGCTTGCGGACCTTATAGGTCTTGACGTCACCCTGAGCGTACTTGACGTTCTCTACACAGAATATGGAGACCAGAAGTTCAGACCCGCTCCCCTGCTTAAGGAAATGGTAAGGGCGGGGAATCTGGGCAGAAAGACGGGAAAAGGCTTTTTTGAATACGGCAGAAAGTAA
- a CDS encoding enoyl-CoA hydratase-related protein — MYKDLLFESTDDGVGVLTINKERSMNVLNGETIGQLKDFVTEKLPAENIKVLIVTGAGGKAFVAGADVRQMSQMTTDDFKDYCALGRGAFDYLEQASFPVIAAINGYALGGGLEFALACDIRVASENARVGFPETKLGLFPCWGGTQRSTKLIGPGRTKKLIFTGEMVTAAEALALGLVDKVVEQGELMDEVMKIAQQIARNSPLAVSYAKKAINQGSETGLSEGLAYEMKTGFQCFDSYDRVEGMSAFVEKRTAEFKGE; from the coding sequence ATGTACAAGGATCTTTTGTTTGAAAGCACTGATGACGGTGTTGGAGTGTTGACGATTAACAAAGAGAGGTCTATGAATGTCCTAAATGGCGAAACCATAGGACAGCTCAAAGACTTTGTGACCGAAAAGTTGCCCGCTGAGAACATTAAGGTGCTGATTGTGACCGGAGCCGGAGGAAAGGCTTTTGTGGCCGGGGCCGACGTAAGGCAGATGAGTCAGATGACAACGGATGATTTCAAGGATTACTGTGCCCTGGGAAGAGGGGCTTTTGATTATCTGGAGCAGGCATCTTTTCCGGTTATAGCCGCGATAAACGGATATGCCCTGGGAGGAGGACTTGAATTTGCGCTTGCATGCGATATAAGAGTCGCCTCCGAAAATGCCCGCGTGGGTTTTCCCGAAACCAAGCTCGGTCTCTTTCCCTGCTGGGGAGGAACCCAGAGATCAACCAAGCTTATAGGTCCTGGAAGAACCAAGAAACTGATCTTTACCGGGGAGATGGTTACCGCCGCTGAAGCGCTTGCCCTCGGGCTTGTGGATAAGGTTGTAGAGCAGGGAGAACTTATGGATGAGGTTATGAAAATAGCCCAGCAGATCGCGCGCAACAGTCCGCTTGCCGTCAGTTACGCCAAAAAAGCGATAAATCAGGGATCCGAGACGGGACTTTCTGAAGGACTTGCGTACGAGATGAAAACGGGATTTCAGTGTTTTGATTCCTATGACAGGGTTGAGGGAATGAGTGCGTTTGTTGAGAAGAGAACGGCTGAGTTCAAAGGAGAGTAG
- a CDS encoding acetyl-CoA C-acetyltransferase, with amino-acid sequence MEKVVLSEPLRTAIGTFGGTLKDVSAVDLGTAVLKEIISRASLPPEQVDDCIMGNILGAGQGQNPARQVSINSGLKAETPAITINRVCGSGLQSVVNASQAIKSGDCECIVAGGMESMSVAPFYLRKARWGYKMSTPSDELVDGILCDGLMDAFNDYHMGVTAENLAERYEISRERQDEFAYSSQMKAKAAMEGGKFTSQIVPVSVPGRRGSSVQFDTDEHPRPDVTPENISKLRPVFKKDGTVTAANSSGINDGAAALIVTSESKAEKLGLNPLGSIKSYAISGVDPAIMGIGPVPAMRMALDKAGLGIDDIDLVELNEAFAAQSLAVLSDFPIAEEKLNINGGAIALGHPVGATGAVLLVKLLHEFENVRPGGYGMVSLCMGGGMGIAMIVEKM; translated from the coding sequence ATGGAAAAAGTCGTGCTTTCAGAGCCACTTAGAACCGCGATAGGGACGTTCGGAGGAACGCTTAAGGATGTCTCCGCGGTTGATCTCGGAACAGCGGTCCTAAAGGAGATTATAAGCAGGGCGTCCCTGCCCCCCGAACAGGTTGATGACTGTATAATGGGCAACATACTGGGAGCGGGACAAGGGCAGAATCCGGCGAGACAGGTATCGATTAATTCCGGATTAAAGGCTGAGACCCCCGCGATTACCATTAACAGGGTCTGTGGTTCGGGGCTTCAGTCCGTCGTGAATGCCTCTCAGGCCATAAAGTCCGGCGACTGCGAATGCATTGTGGCAGGAGGGATGGAAAGCATGAGCGTGGCTCCCTTCTATCTCCGAAAAGCCAGGTGGGGATACAAGATGTCAACGCCTTCGGATGAGCTTGTGGACGGAATTCTGTGCGACGGGCTCATGGATGCGTTTAACGATTACCACATGGGCGTTACGGCGGAGAACCTTGCGGAGAGATATGAGATATCAAGGGAGCGCCAGGACGAGTTCGCTTACTCAAGCCAGATGAAAGCCAAAGCCGCGATGGAGGGTGGGAAATTCACCTCCCAGATAGTTCCGGTGTCTGTTCCCGGGCGAAGAGGCAGTTCCGTTCAATTTGACACTGACGAGCATCCGAGGCCGGATGTTACGCCTGAGAACATCTCGAAGTTAAGACCGGTTTTCAAGAAAGACGGCACGGTAACCGCGGCAAACTCATCGGGCATTAACGATGGAGCCGCCGCCTTGATCGTCACGTCTGAGAGTAAAGCGGAAAAACTGGGCCTGAATCCGCTTGGGTCGATTAAGTCCTACGCAATTTCCGGTGTTGACCCTGCGATCATGGGGATCGGTCCGGTTCCCGCGATGCGCATGGCTCTTGACAAAGCCGGGCTCGGAATCGACGATATCGATCTGGTTGAACTCAACGAAGCCTTCGCGGCGCAGTCCCTTGCCGTACTGAGCGATTTTCCCATTGCGGAGGAGAAACTGAACATAAACGGCGGAGCCATAGCGCTCGGGCACCCGGTGGGGGCCACGGGGGCGGTGCTGCTCGTAAAACTTCTTCATGAATTTGAAAACGTCCGCCCCGGCGGGTACGGAATGGTTTCTCTGTGCATGGGAGGCGGTATGGGTATAGCAATGATTGTCGAAAAAATGTAA